Proteins encoded together in one Streptomyces sp. NBC_01216 window:
- a CDS encoding TIGR02391 family protein: MTANTTPPVEAAALRLLPTPELGMLLLDRLAKDSFFLPQNITAEARMAFRGEPDEGALVDRVCEAWAWLESKALVSQVGAKTSDFRRVTTEGRQLLADPAALVRLAASDRLAGPMHTVLEGHVRTNFQLGQYETACFAAMKEVEVAVRDAAGLGHSELGVNLMRTAFKPHNNGTGGGPLADAGAEGGEQAAMAALFAGSIGAFKNPTSHRTVTFDDPMEAAEVIQLADLLLRLVDKAKARRAEAARE, from the coding sequence GTGACTGCGAACACTACTCCGCCCGTAGAGGCTGCTGCCCTACGCCTGCTCCCCACTCCCGAACTGGGGATGTTGTTGCTCGATCGGTTGGCGAAGGACTCGTTCTTCCTCCCACAGAACATCACGGCGGAGGCAAGGATGGCTTTCCGTGGTGAACCTGATGAGGGTGCGCTCGTGGACCGCGTCTGTGAAGCCTGGGCGTGGTTGGAGTCGAAGGCGCTGGTCAGTCAGGTCGGCGCCAAGACGAGTGACTTTCGGCGGGTAACGACGGAGGGGCGCCAGCTGCTTGCTGACCCCGCAGCACTGGTCAGGCTTGCCGCTTCTGATCGCCTGGCAGGACCGATGCACACTGTCCTAGAAGGGCATGTGCGGACGAACTTTCAGCTTGGCCAGTATGAGACTGCTTGCTTCGCGGCGATGAAGGAAGTGGAGGTCGCGGTACGGGATGCCGCTGGACTCGGACACTCTGAGCTCGGTGTGAACCTCATGCGAACAGCCTTCAAGCCTCATAACAACGGGACTGGCGGCGGACCACTGGCCGATGCCGGAGCCGAGGGCGGTGAGCAGGCTGCCATGGCGGCGCTCTTCGCGGGATCGATCGGCGCGTTCAAGAATCCGACGAGCCACCGCACAGTGACCTTCGATGATCCTATGGAAGCGGCCGAGGTCATCCAGCTTGCCGACCTCCTTCTCCGTCTCGTGGACAAGGCCAAGGCACGGAGGGCTGAGGCAGCGCGTGAGTAA
- a CDS encoding LysM peptidoglycan-binding domain-containing protein, which yields MSQTSKVLSIAKGEVGYRAERAPGERPSGHQKYSGQVPGLEWSNYQPWCATWVSWVAMKAGVASLFPRTASVWTAMQWFKQRSRWSEYPAIGAQVIYGTSGSTHTGICYAYDETYIYTYEGNTSLTNDANGNGVMARKRRRRDAYVHGYGLPQYTEGIVTADPSKKGKAGFKYAAAATAPASNSGDSTGTPRNKYKVRKGQTLGAIAALLGVSLAALLAANPDIKNPNVVYPDQEINVPDKPVPPVRPEKPTPPVEKPKPPAPPTNRGTYTVAKGDSLSSIANRFGVSLAQLVSWNAGLAANPHLIYPGQKVKVQAGKHAVTPTAVKEWKPREQSRPSKPVAPPIQKPSRDDRLARIEEELREVKDKLHEVSGKLDKLTPKPDPKPTEEPKPDVEAKPEEPKSDVPAPVHPEVSKPTHVPVVPQLVIPTQEVTHVP from the coding sequence ATGAGTCAGACTTCCAAGGTTCTGTCCATCGCCAAGGGGGAGGTCGGCTACCGCGCCGAACGCGCTCCAGGCGAACGTCCATCCGGCCACCAGAAGTACAGCGGCCAGGTACCCGGACTCGAATGGTCGAACTACCAGCCGTGGTGCGCAACGTGGGTCTCGTGGGTCGCCATGAAGGCAGGCGTCGCGAGTCTCTTCCCGCGAACCGCAAGCGTGTGGACCGCGATGCAGTGGTTCAAGCAGCGGTCGCGGTGGAGCGAGTACCCCGCGATCGGGGCCCAGGTCATCTACGGCACATCAGGCAGTACCCACACGGGCATCTGCTACGCCTACGACGAGACCTACATCTACACCTACGAGGGCAACACCTCACTGACGAACGACGCGAACGGCAACGGCGTCATGGCCCGCAAGCGCCGCCGCCGAGACGCGTACGTTCACGGCTACGGGCTGCCGCAGTACACCGAGGGCATCGTCACCGCGGACCCCTCGAAGAAGGGCAAGGCAGGCTTCAAGTACGCGGCTGCCGCAACGGCACCGGCCTCCAACTCGGGTGACTCCACGGGTACCCCCAGGAACAAGTACAAGGTGAGGAAGGGGCAGACGCTCGGCGCTATCGCCGCGCTGCTCGGCGTCTCCCTGGCGGCACTCCTGGCCGCCAACCCCGACATCAAGAACCCGAACGTGGTCTACCCGGACCAGGAGATCAACGTTCCGGACAAGCCCGTCCCGCCGGTCCGGCCGGAGAAGCCGACGCCTCCCGTTGAGAAGCCGAAGCCTCCGGCCCCTCCGACCAACAGGGGCACGTACACGGTCGCCAAGGGCGACTCACTGTCCTCGATCGCTAACCGCTTCGGGGTCAGCCTGGCACAGCTCGTGAGTTGGAACGCGGGCCTGGCCGCCAACCCCCACCTGATCTACCCCGGTCAGAAGGTGAAGGTCCAGGCCGGTAAGCACGCGGTCACGCCAACTGCGGTGAAGGAGTGGAAGCCTCGTGAGCAGTCCCGTCCTTCGAAGCCTGTTGCGCCTCCGATTCAGAAGCCCTCACGGGATGACCGTCTGGCCCGGATCGAGGAGGAGCTGCGAGAGGTCAAGGACAAGCTCCACGAGGTCTCCGGGAAGCTCGACAAGCTGACCCCGAAGCCCGACCCGAAGCCGACCGAGGAGCCGAAGCCGGACGTCGAGGCCAAGCCCGAGGAGCCGAAGTCGGACGTGCCGGCTCCCGTCCACCCCGAGGTCTCCAAGCCCACTCATGTCCCCGTTGTCCCCCAGCTCGTCATTCCGACCCAGGAGGTCACCCATGTTCCGTAA
- a CDS encoding Gp37-like protein: protein MGYRIEVRDRNLNRIGELDTWMKLDLVLRFNRAGSWQLLVRDDTPQSKLLEKGGGIAVWIDERPGNPIFSGQIETFQKYWTTEQHTGVGSVYVGGKCDNKIPYGYLAFPGTTGEGDARKVLPIDQQWKGQDRRTYGFEAGQALWVEYDFAFGNRSLPGRKVPGVAMGPKPLTAGTPPKVGKQIGGTLRYDSIGTLAETWTKEGEIGYQFLWNPDTRRIELTVFEPADKSMDVRFSPELGNLREYIATLTAPRVTRVIVACQGEGKERFIKQFPEPGAKDQDGTPLWVGDVTKDEDEWGFVIEQFVDRRDVPLRTGTDGRPELVTRTLDGREDLGTDPDGKPWKDKATAIKHYLDSIKSAADGIFKENQKNGNFQVYPVETPQCRFGRDYYLGDKVTVDIDGEVYVDVVREVNITVEDGGRISTVTPKIGEQGTGEPLNLYKHVSELREKLRKLEARL, encoded by the coding sequence ATGGGTTATCGCATCGAAGTTCGCGACCGGAACCTGAACCGCATAGGCGAGCTGGACACGTGGATGAAGCTCGATCTGGTCCTCCGATTCAACCGTGCCGGCTCCTGGCAGCTCCTTGTACGGGACGACACTCCACAATCGAAGCTCCTGGAGAAGGGCGGCGGGATAGCCGTCTGGATAGACGAGCGTCCCGGTAACCCCATCTTCTCCGGGCAGATCGAGACGTTCCAGAAGTACTGGACGACCGAACAGCACACCGGAGTCGGCTCCGTTTACGTGGGCGGGAAGTGCGACAACAAGATCCCCTACGGCTATCTCGCGTTCCCTGGCACCACTGGCGAAGGCGACGCCCGCAAGGTGCTGCCGATCGACCAGCAGTGGAAGGGCCAGGACCGCAGGACGTACGGCTTCGAGGCCGGCCAGGCCCTCTGGGTCGAGTACGACTTCGCCTTCGGTAACCGGAGCCTGCCAGGCCGCAAGGTCCCCGGCGTGGCCATGGGCCCGAAACCCCTGACGGCCGGCACCCCTCCGAAGGTCGGCAAGCAGATCGGCGGGACACTGCGATACGACTCCATCGGCACTCTGGCGGAGACCTGGACCAAGGAAGGCGAGATCGGCTACCAGTTCCTCTGGAATCCCGACACCAGAAGGATTGAACTAACTGTCTTCGAGCCCGCCGACAAGTCGATGGATGTCCGCTTCTCCCCCGAGCTGGGCAACCTGCGGGAGTACATCGCCACCCTGACGGCCCCTCGGGTCACTCGCGTGATCGTCGCCTGTCAGGGCGAAGGCAAGGAACGGTTCATCAAGCAGTTCCCCGAGCCTGGCGCCAAGGATCAGGACGGCACGCCGCTGTGGGTCGGTGATGTCACCAAGGACGAGGACGAGTGGGGCTTCGTCATCGAGCAGTTCGTAGACCGGCGCGACGTGCCGTTGAGGACGGGCACGGACGGCAGACCCGAACTGGTCACGAGGACCTTGGACGGCAGGGAAGACCTCGGTACGGACCCGGACGGTAAACCGTGGAAGGACAAGGCCACAGCTATCAAGCACTACTTGGACTCCATCAAGTCCGCGGCCGACGGCATCTTCAAGGAGAACCAGAAGAACGGCAACTTCCAGGTCTACCCCGTGGAAACCCCTCAGTGCCGATTCGGCCGGGACTACTACCTGGGCGACAAGGTGACCGTGGACATCGATGGAGAGGTCTACGTCGATGTGGTGCGAGAGGTCAACATCACGGTTGAGGACGGGGGCCGGATCTCGACCGTGACGCCCAAGATCGGTGAACAGGGAACAGGTGAACCACTCAATCTCTACAAGCACGTGAGTGAGCTTCGAGAGAAGCTGCGCAAGCTGGAAGCGAGGCTGTAA
- a CDS encoding phage tail family protein — protein MPPMEVFYDTSPNLDGGAFRSTKAAARQILLPLYLYGVDRRTLLRLKRKLTRTLNPKNGYCVLRFTEGDGTSRYITAYYKGGLEGKESPDDAGFTWCRYGVQLTAFDPWFYGANEVVAEWKTGAGKVFLMGVGKPFLPMEISRGTITSSGVPVNNPGDVECWPVWELTGPIRSFTISNQAGQRFGINKGGGTKDIIAGGETLTIDTRPGYKTVRSSTGKNYWPDLDKSPSLFSIPSGESKVNVKMNPGASTAALRLRMLPRYESY, from the coding sequence ATGCCCCCCATGGAAGTCTTCTACGACACCAGCCCCAACCTCGACGGAGGCGCCTTCCGGTCCACGAAGGCCGCGGCACGACAGATCCTGCTTCCGCTCTACTTGTACGGGGTGGACCGCAGGACGCTCCTGCGGTTGAAGCGGAAGCTGACCCGCACCCTGAACCCGAAGAACGGGTACTGCGTACTCCGTTTCACCGAGGGCGACGGCACGTCCCGCTACATCACCGCCTACTACAAGGGCGGTCTGGAGGGAAAGGAAAGTCCCGACGACGCCGGGTTCACCTGGTGCCGGTACGGCGTTCAACTGACCGCCTTCGACCCATGGTTCTACGGGGCCAATGAGGTTGTGGCCGAGTGGAAGACCGGAGCAGGGAAGGTCTTCCTCATGGGAGTCGGCAAGCCGTTCCTTCCCATGGAGATCAGCCGGGGCACCATCACATCCTCCGGTGTACCCGTCAACAACCCAGGCGATGTCGAGTGCTGGCCCGTCTGGGAACTGACAGGCCCTATCAGGTCCTTCACGATCTCCAATCAGGCCGGACAACGCTTCGGCATCAACAAGGGCGGCGGCACGAAGGACATCATCGCCGGTGGGGAGACGCTGACGATCGACACTCGCCCCGGATACAAGACGGTCCGCAGCAGCACCGGCAAGAACTACTGGCCCGACCTCGACAAGAGCCCGTCTCTGTTCTCGATTCCCTCTGGGGAGTCGAAGGTCAACGTGAAGATGAATCCGGGAGCTTCCACGGCGGCCCTCCGTCTGCGGATGCTCCCTCGCTACGAAAGCTACTGA
- a CDS encoding transglycosylase SLT domain-containing protein translates to MATRGRAPVKVGAGFIEIYPELSKIALARLRTDLTTQLTAMGKAGAAAFSKGLTGGFNGIATATSKAAKQAGKATEKEAVDTSNKLRQIERSLTRFHGEEAGKQFRTYRNLAKQREQLEEGTSKATRKAITDTVKANRQAVQEAIRDERQKAQEKARAEKEARAETTRRVQAERKEERALAAEVAQIRREQTAQLRAQAQERARLQREAMAETRRRVQAERTEERALAREVSQMKRELAAAARRAAAEQRAAERELAAAVRQRVAEERAAHQARVAFLRDELRGLQQTRSAYADVIASNRRQIASWDRQHRTSMRSAGEQWKSLSQTTETYGQNLEQVGRSITQNLVTPLAIAAGYVTKIGATSADMQFYSSEGLNRAGFNQKEVAKGLQSIQDFAVHTPFSLEDMTDKFSQVARNFESYGNSTSDSLKKSRLLIKGIADYAASFGITNPEKVKGGMMAADMMMDQGKLSTRYLRQFVRGTGIPMNEIGKIAGFKGGPDFLKEVQDPKGGVNSKEFFDKFIKAYQTAPGVKGSAEALGTGSIGGHFTSVKEQMQLTLGKLFGEYNDSGKFEWTELGQNTHKLADRLKDLVEDPDFQKLAGGLSGNLLKALNLLLGGVEKTQALLNEHPWLKDLVAKAVKVVAVLGPLAIAIGLATKILGKVGKSFLPLLKLTGGLAKGVRGAFRTGNQFLSGVAAGKGNFREAYQARRADYHDGDDRSLARRGMDRMRGQDSRSTRLTVETSDAERALRDVDQTIQQIQSRIYNLNRARLNSLSNELGGEAGSSVKGGAQNADREIDQARLSVRELNRSPLSELGQRLISVKEKAGTAQSGIKQVRQAVNDLNEGKLGMVRQQFEFLKDKADTAKRYVAQVAAKVQELNGRSLDSLRAKFSSNLTPAIKDSYSKAKGLNDKIKDVNGRGLGQITSKVRTLRDALDQAEGKAGALGGKLGEVNRLTGFGGGGGGKGKGNKHALGGIVPGYAPGVDNYHAILSPGEAVLRPEIANALGSDTINAWNSAAARGRVSRHAKGKAGEGSSKTGTWPLSILEELYDIVNVRPGIGAFTGGIGMAGAGQTIGGPTGSNVRHWGAQAGGDGAGRLVNNRFGKMKDFILERVPSFLTKAPTGIGNLIGIAAGGIAPTAGQLFWDDVWKGEGNVLQRGGRFMTDMVKSIPQILKDLVSNVWDSGAEILGALKDAITDPVGFFEDALSSVKSMFQGMVDQVKEMVRLLQEIWSNPSEYAEEVFDNFVVRVKELMPNTKGLFQFADGGIVPGYSPGNDRVHAMLSPGEAVLRPEAVRFLGHAAIQRLNSGAKSGTLSTASKLESDTSIPDAKAYEEVVAKIIASLEDLTKAVAAHRSSSAADWDQVATKVRTAIDGTITPAQTRWVQHLSGPLAQTERAFQSTNQGVWSDVQNRVSASVSDVSSSLTQLRSNVDTTKRFFETSGSQIRTAWGQAMSYVDSSTRTTVSGPYNRGAVSMMSAMAKLAGTGPPLSPVQFSTGGIVPGYQPGVDTVPAVLSKGEGILRPEVVRSLGAETILRWNEQARRGGHVYARGGIVGQAAFTGPTGADWVNKHKDDDFDGYTSAFKAGWQSVIKPMLDTVTRTFGVSGDLSARGFDKGRPWAEKWTKWVDDHTSGGGGAAVKVALDEHRNEAPMVGGSKYNLGNGEAWCADFISYVVDKAGANSAYGNSPKGAPRNRWPAVATWNAAMRHVPVSQSQPGDLMTYQGNGHINIKTGPDETVGGNESNQLKRSRGYWRSATAALRPTGGNTSVDGPVLNAWPGSIPKFTGSLGGGVDGEIAKAIAKAMSLTGVGGSKWSDGIATIIRRESGGNARAVNDWDSNAVVGNSSKGLMQVVPTTFKAYHQSGTSWDIFDPVANIAAAINYIKARYGDISRVQQADPTKPPKGYWTGTQYASPGLALVGERGPELVNFRGGERVYNNGETRDLLGNRYEIHIHEAKAEDTTQAVIRGLQYVETMYGM, encoded by the coding sequence ATGGCTACGCGAGGAAGAGCGCCCGTCAAGGTAGGCGCCGGTTTCATCGAGATTTACCCCGAGCTCTCCAAGATCGCTCTGGCAAGGCTTCGCACCGATCTGACCACTCAGCTCACGGCGATGGGCAAGGCCGGGGCGGCTGCGTTCTCCAAGGGACTGACGGGCGGCTTCAACGGGATCGCCACCGCTACTTCCAAGGCTGCAAAGCAGGCCGGGAAGGCCACCGAGAAGGAAGCGGTCGATACCTCCAACAAGCTCCGCCAGATCGAGCGATCCCTCACCCGTTTCCACGGGGAGGAGGCCGGCAAGCAGTTCCGCACCTACCGGAACCTCGCGAAGCAGCGCGAGCAGCTGGAGGAAGGCACCTCGAAGGCCACCCGGAAGGCCATCACCGACACGGTGAAAGCCAACCGTCAGGCCGTCCAGGAGGCGATCCGGGACGAGCGCCAAAAGGCGCAGGAGAAGGCCCGCGCAGAGAAGGAAGCTCGGGCCGAGACGACCCGCCGTGTCCAGGCAGAACGCAAGGAAGAGCGGGCTCTCGCCGCCGAGGTCGCACAGATCCGGCGCGAACAGACCGCCCAACTTCGGGCCCAGGCCCAGGAGCGGGCACGTCTCCAGCGTGAGGCCATGGCGGAGACCCGTCGCCGCGTCCAAGCGGAGAGGACCGAGGAGCGGGCCCTTGCCCGCGAGGTCTCACAGATGAAGCGTGAGCTGGCCGCTGCGGCTCGACGGGCCGCGGCTGAGCAGCGGGCCGCCGAACGCGAGCTGGCCGCCGCTGTGCGTCAGCGCGTGGCTGAGGAGCGTGCGGCCCATCAGGCCCGCGTCGCTTTCTTGCGCGACGAGCTGCGGGGTCTCCAGCAGACCCGCTCGGCGTATGCCGACGTGATCGCCAGCAACCGTCGTCAGATCGCCTCCTGGGACCGGCAGCACAGGACTTCCATGCGGTCCGCCGGGGAGCAGTGGAAGTCCCTCTCGCAGACCACGGAGACATACGGCCAGAACCTTGAGCAGGTCGGCCGGAGCATCACGCAGAACCTCGTTACTCCCCTGGCCATCGCTGCCGGATACGTCACCAAGATCGGTGCTACGAGCGCCGACATGCAGTTCTACTCCTCGGAGGGCCTGAACCGGGCCGGCTTCAACCAGAAGGAAGTCGCCAAGGGGCTCCAATCCATCCAGGACTTTGCGGTTCACACCCCGTTCTCCCTGGAGGACATGACCGACAAGTTCTCCCAGGTCGCTCGAAACTTCGAGTCCTATGGCAACTCCACTTCGGATTCCCTCAAGAAGTCCCGGCTGCTGATCAAGGGCATCGCTGACTACGCCGCTTCCTTCGGCATCACAAACCCGGAGAAGGTCAAGGGCGGCATGATGGCCGCCGACATGATGATGGACCAGGGCAAGCTGTCCACCCGGTACCTTCGTCAGTTTGTCCGCGGCACCGGTATCCCGATGAATGAAATCGGTAAGATCGCCGGGTTCAAGGGCGGTCCCGACTTCCTCAAGGAGGTCCAGGACCCCAAGGGCGGCGTGAACTCCAAGGAGTTCTTCGACAAGTTCATCAAGGCGTATCAGACAGCGCCGGGGGTCAAGGGCTCCGCAGAAGCTCTTGGCACCGGTTCCATCGGCGGACACTTCACGTCCGTCAAGGAACAGATGCAGCTGACCCTCGGCAAGCTCTTTGGTGAGTACAACGACTCGGGCAAGTTCGAGTGGACGGAACTCGGCCAGAACACGCACAAGCTCGCTGACCGCCTCAAGGACCTCGTAGAGGACCCGGACTTCCAGAAGCTCGCCGGGGGCCTTTCCGGAAACCTGCTCAAGGCGCTCAACCTTCTCCTGGGCGGGGTCGAGAAGACTCAGGCGTTGCTCAACGAGCACCCATGGCTGAAGGATCTCGTCGCCAAGGCAGTCAAGGTCGTTGCGGTGCTGGGACCTCTGGCCATCGCGATCGGTCTTGCCACCAAGATTCTCGGCAAGGTAGGAAAATCGTTTCTTCCGCTCCTCAAGCTCACGGGTGGCCTCGCGAAGGGAGTCCGCGGAGCCTTCCGCACCGGGAACCAGTTCCTCTCCGGCGTCGCGGCCGGCAAGGGCAACTTCCGTGAGGCGTACCAGGCGCGACGAGCCGATTACCACGACGGAGACGACCGTTCCCTGGCTCGCCGGGGCATGGACCGGATGCGGGGGCAGGACAGCCGTTCCACCCGCCTGACCGTAGAGACCAGCGACGCTGAGCGCGCTCTGCGTGACGTGGACCAGACGATCCAGCAGATCCAGAGCCGGATCTACAACCTCAACCGGGCGCGACTGAACTCGCTCTCCAACGAGCTGGGCGGCGAGGCCGGCTCCAGCGTCAAGGGCGGCGCTCAGAACGCTGACCGCGAGATCGACCAGGCCCGCCTTTCGGTGCGGGAGCTGAACCGGTCGCCACTGTCCGAACTGGGCCAGCGACTCATCTCCGTCAAGGAGAAGGCCGGGACAGCACAGTCGGGAATCAAGCAGGTCCGCCAGGCCGTGAATGACCTCAACGAGGGCAAGCTCGGCATGGTCCGCCAGCAGTTCGAGTTCTTGAAGGACAAGGCCGACACCGCGAAGCGCTACGTCGCCCAGGTCGCCGCCAAGGTGCAGGAACTCAACGGCCGTTCCCTGGACAGCCTCCGCGCGAAGTTCTCCTCGAACCTCACCCCCGCGATCAAGGATTCGTACTCGAAGGCCAAGGGCCTCAACGACAAGATCAAGGACGTCAACGGGCGGGGGCTGGGGCAGATCACCAGCAAGGTCCGTACCCTGCGTGACGCGCTCGACCAGGCCGAAGGCAAAGCCGGGGCCCTTGGGGGCAAGTTGGGCGAAGTCAACCGGCTCACCGGCTTCGGTGGGGGCGGTGGCGGCAAGGGCAAGGGCAACAAGCACGCGCTCGGTGGCATCGTGCCCGGCTACGCGCCGGGGGTGGACAACTACCACGCGATCTTGTCTCCGGGTGAAGCCGTGCTCCGTCCGGAGATCGCCAACGCTCTCGGCTCCGACACCATCAACGCATGGAACTCGGCTGCTGCCCGTGGACGCGTCTCGCGTCACGCGAAGGGCAAGGCCGGCGAGGGCTCCTCGAAAACCGGAACCTGGCCGCTGAGCATCCTTGAAGAGCTGTACGACATCGTGAACGTGCGTCCCGGAATCGGGGCTTTCACGGGCGGTATCGGGATGGCTGGAGCGGGTCAGACCATCGGAGGCCCGACAGGTTCCAACGTGCGCCACTGGGGTGCTCAGGCTGGCGGCGACGGCGCCGGCCGACTCGTGAACAACCGATTCGGCAAGATGAAGGATTTCATCCTTGAGCGGGTTCCGTCGTTCCTGACGAAGGCGCCTACCGGGATCGGAAACCTTATCGGCATCGCCGCTGGCGGCATCGCTCCGACTGCTGGCCAGCTTTTCTGGGATGACGTCTGGAAGGGTGAGGGGAACGTCCTCCAGCGTGGCGGTCGCTTTATGACCGACATGGTGAAGTCGATCCCTCAGATCCTAAAGGATCTTGTCTCGAATGTCTGGGATTCGGGTGCTGAAATCCTCGGAGCCTTGAAGGATGCGATCACCGATCCGGTCGGCTTTTTCGAGGATGCGCTGTCCTCCGTGAAGTCGATGTTTCAAGGCATGGTCGATCAGGTCAAGGAAATGGTTCGCCTGCTCCAGGAGATCTGGTCGAATCCGTCCGAGTACGCGGAGGAAGTCTTCGATAACTTCGTTGTGCGGGTCAAGGAATTGATGCCGAACACGAAGGGGCTTTTCCAGTTCGCGGACGGCGGGATTGTTCCCGGCTACTCTCCGGGAAACGACAGGGTTCACGCGATGCTGTCGCCCGGCGAAGCCGTACTCCGTCCGGAAGCCGTGCGCTTTCTCGGCCATGCCGCCATCCAGCGGCTCAACTCGGGCGCGAAATCGGGGACTCTTTCCACTGCCTCGAAGTTGGAAAGTGACACTTCTATCCCTGACGCGAAGGCGTATGAGGAAGTCGTAGCCAAGATCATCGCGTCACTTGAGGACCTGACGAAGGCCGTGGCGGCTCACCGCTCGTCGTCGGCCGCCGACTGGGACCAGGTGGCGACCAAGGTCCGCACGGCCATTGATGGCACGATCACCCCGGCTCAGACCCGGTGGGTCCAGCACCTGTCCGGGCCTCTGGCCCAGACGGAGCGGGCCTTCCAGTCCACGAACCAGGGCGTCTGGTCCGACGTGCAGAACAGGGTCTCCGCGTCGGTCTCCGACGTGTCCAGCTCCCTTACGCAACTCCGCAGCAACGTGGACACCACCAAGCGGTTCTTCGAGACTTCCGGGTCTCAGATCCGGACCGCGTGGGGCCAGGCCATGTCCTACGTGGACTCGTCCACCAGGACCACGGTCAGCGGCCCCTACAACCGTGGTGCCGTCTCGATGATGTCCGCCATGGCGAAGCTCGCCGGTACAGGGCCTCCGCTGTCTCCGGTGCAGTTCTCGACCGGTGGCATCGTGCCGGGCTACCAGCCTGGCGTCGATACGGTCCCGGCCGTCCTGTCCAAGGGCGAGGGAATCCTCCGTCCGGAGGTCGTCAGGTCTCTCGGTGCGGAGACGATCCTCCGCTGGAACGAGCAGGCCCGTCGAGGCGGCCACGTCTACGCCAGGGGCGGGATCGTCGGCCAGGCCGCGTTCACTGGCCCGACCGGTGCGGACTGGGTGAACAAGCACAAGGACGATGACTTCGACGGCTACACCAGCGCCTTCAAGGCCGGATGGCAGTCGGTCATCAAGCCCATGCTCGACACCGTGACCCGCACCTTCGGTGTGTCGGGTGACCTGTCCGCGCGGGGCTTCGACAAGGGCCGACCGTGGGCGGAGAAGTGGACCAAGTGGGTTGACGACCACACCTCTGGTGGTGGGGGTGCTGCGGTCAAGGTCGCTCTTGACGAGCACCGCAACGAGGCCCCGATGGTGGGCGGCTCCAAGTACAACCTCGGCAACGGGGAAGCCTGGTGTGCCGACTTCATCTCGTACGTGGTGGACAAGGCCGGAGCGAATTCGGCCTATGGCAACAGCCCCAAGGGGGCACCGCGGAATCGCTGGCCTGCCGTGGCGACCTGGAACGCGGCCATGCGTCACGTTCCCGTGTCGCAGTCGCAGCCTGGCGACCTGATGACCTACCAGGGCAACGGCCACATCAACATCAAGACGGGCCCGGACGAGACGGTTGGCGGTAACGAGTCCAACCAGCTCAAGCGGTCCCGAGGTTACTGGCGAAGCGCTACGGCGGCGCTGCGGCCCACAGGTGGAAACACCTCGGTTGACGGCCCCGTGCTGAACGCCTGGCCGGGCAGCATCCCGAAGTTCACCGGCTCGCTCGGTGGTGGTGTTGACGGGGAGATCGCCAAGGCCATCGCCAAGGCGATGAGCCTGACGGGGGTGGGCGGCTCCAAGTGGTCCGACGGCATCGCGACGATCATCCGCCGCGAGTCCGGAGGGAACGCACGGGCCGTCAATGACTGGGACTCCAATGCCGTAGTCGGCAACTCGTCCAAGGGCTTGATGCAGGTAGTACCCACGACCTTCAAGGCGTATCACCAGTCGGGGACGTCGTGGGACATCTTCGATCCGGTCGCGAATATCGCTGCCGCGATCAACTACATCAAGGCCCGGTACGGCGACATTTCACGCGTACAGCAGGCCGATCCGACAAAGCCTCCGAAGGGCTACTGGACCGGCACCCAGTACGCGTCTCCCGGTCTCGCCCTGGTTGGTGAACGCGGACCGGAACTGGTGAATTTCCGGGGCGGCGAGAGGGTCTACAACAACGGGGAAACCCGAGACCTGCTCGGTAACCGCTACGAAATCCACATTCACGAAGCAAAGGCCGAGGACACCACTCAGGCCGTTATTCGTGGACTCCAGTACGTGGAGACCATGTACGGAATGTAG
- a CDS encoding fibronectin type III domain-containing protein yields MTAPDGLSVSDVTDTSVKLSWNAVAGATDYEISGGPKTETRKGTSAVISGLTSDTEYQFSIIAKDASGQAKDSASVAFSVIQTIKPAA; encoded by the coding sequence CTGACGGCCCCGGACGGCCTTTCGGTCAGCGATGTCACGGACACCTCCGTGAAGCTGTCCTGGAACGCCGTTGCCGGGGCCACTGACTACGAGATCAGCGGCGGACCCAAGACTGAGACCCGAAAGGGCACATCTGCTGTGATCAGCGGCCTCACCAGCGATACCGAGTATCAGTTCTCCATCATCGCGAAGGACGCCTCCGGTCAGGCCAAGGACTCTGCTTCCGTCGCCTTCTCGGTCATCCAGACCATCAAGCCTGCCGCCTAA